In the Sediminibacter sp. Hel_I_10 genome, one interval contains:
- a CDS encoding site-specific integrase, with amino-acid sequence MNTRFSVLFYPRGNDVDANGNAPIYLRITVNGKRSELSIKRKVLLKKWNSEAGKIRGTTSDVRELNNYMDSIKVKINKIQQTLFDNNDLITSQIIKNAYLGKNAKHKMVLEIFQSHNNKVEKLVGKEFAAGTLERYKTAKNHVADYIKLEYNLKDIPVKDVNHEFISGLEYYLKTVRHCAHNSAVKYITNFKKIIRIAYANDWIHKDPFLNWKGKLKIVEREFLIEEEIQKIIDLDLKMERLDQVRDIFIFCCFTGLAYADVKKLNKGDISLGMDGEQWVKTKRSKTDTRSNIPILPIAKSIIEKYKDNRVLNEKDLVLPVLSNQKMNAYIKEIATLAGITKNLTFHLARHTFATTVTLTNGVPIESVSKMLGHTNLKTTQHYAKILDMKVSKDMAILRSKFK; translated from the coding sequence ATGAATACAAGATTCTCGGTCCTCTTCTATCCTAGAGGAAATGACGTCGATGCAAATGGAAATGCTCCTATTTATCTAAGGATTACTGTAAATGGAAAACGCAGTGAATTAAGTATAAAGAGGAAGGTATTATTAAAGAAATGGAACTCTGAAGCTGGAAAAATTCGTGGTACAACATCAGATGTTCGAGAACTTAATAATTACATGGACTCAATTAAAGTAAAAATCAATAAGATTCAACAGACTCTATTCGACAATAATGATTTAATCACTTCACAAATAATTAAAAATGCCTATTTAGGCAAGAACGCTAAGCACAAAATGGTTTTAGAAATTTTTCAGTCCCATAATAACAAGGTTGAAAAACTCGTTGGCAAAGAATTTGCTGCTGGAACTCTCGAAAGGTATAAAACCGCAAAAAATCATGTTGCTGATTATATAAAACTCGAATATAATTTAAAAGACATCCCTGTTAAGGATGTTAATCATGAATTTATTTCGGGTTTAGAATATTATCTAAAAACAGTTAGGCATTGTGCTCATAACTCTGCTGTTAAATATATTACCAATTTTAAGAAAATAATCCGCATTGCTTACGCCAACGATTGGATCCATAAAGATCCTTTCCTGAACTGGAAAGGAAAACTCAAAATTGTGGAACGTGAATTTCTTATTGAAGAAGAAATACAGAAAATCATAGATCTTGATTTAAAAATGGAGCGTTTGGATCAAGTAAGAGATATTTTTATTTTCTGTTGCTTTACTGGTTTGGCGTACGCAGATGTCAAAAAATTAAATAAAGGGGATATTAGCTTAGGTATGGATGGTGAGCAATGGGTCAAGACAAAACGTTCAAAAACAGATACCAGAAGTAATATTCCAATTTTGCCTATAGCCAAATCGATTATTGAAAAATATAAAGATAATAGAGTATTAAACGAGAAAGATTTGGTTTTACCTGTTTTAAGCAATCAAAAGATGAATGCTTACATTAAAGAGATCGCGACTTTGGCTGGTATTACTAAAAACCTAACCTTTCATTTGGCCAGACATACTTTCGCAACTACGGTTACGCTTACAAACGGTGTGCCTATTGAATCTGTAAGCAAGATGCTTGGTCACACCAATTTAAAGACGACCCAACATTATGCTAAAATTTTGGATATGAAAGTGAGCAAGGATATGGCCATTTTAAGATCAAAATTCAAATAA
- a CDS encoding leucine-rich repeat domain-containing protein yields MRYVIFVLWIFCGLTMEAQNANPNEAQVYSNLTTALKIPEDVKQLSLRDQHLFYLPDNIGDLQSLLFLNAMGNNLESWNPNLLGLNTLEVLILKQNDLNYIPKDIAKLDHLILLNLAKNKLTDIPETLGQLKDLQFLHLSFNDITELPETITNCKQLEVLELDNNQLRFLPQNIAKLNGLKTLNLGYNQFYEFDPAWLIIKNLETLNLEHNHLIKLPTEIKNLKKLKTLVLNDNQLESLPEGIAKLPQLELLLLSNNSITTFPNDLSGLKNLKTLIISGNTIDQSEKERLVKELPNCKIFW; encoded by the coding sequence ATGCGTTATGTTATTTTTGTATTATGGATCTTTTGTGGTCTCACAATGGAGGCACAGAATGCCAATCCAAACGAGGCTCAAGTGTACAGTAATCTTACAACAGCGTTAAAAATACCAGAAGATGTCAAACAGTTAAGTTTAAGGGATCAGCACTTGTTTTATTTGCCTGATAATATTGGGGATTTACAATCATTACTTTTTTTGAATGCCATGGGAAACAATCTGGAATCCTGGAATCCAAATCTATTAGGGTTAAATACATTGGAAGTCTTGATTTTAAAACAGAATGATCTCAATTACATTCCCAAGGATATCGCGAAGCTAGATCATTTGATACTCTTGAATTTGGCAAAAAACAAACTCACAGACATCCCAGAAACTCTGGGGCAATTAAAAGATTTACAATTTCTACATTTGTCATTTAATGATATTACAGAATTACCAGAAACCATTACCAACTGTAAGCAATTGGAAGTATTGGAGCTAGATAACAATCAATTACGGTTTTTGCCTCAAAATATTGCCAAGCTAAATGGCCTAAAAACACTCAACTTGGGTTACAATCAGTTTTATGAGTTTGATCCAGCTTGGTTAATTATAAAAAATCTGGAAACGCTCAACCTAGAACACAATCATCTCATAAAACTACCCACAGAAATAAAAAACCTAAAAAAACTCAAAACCCTAGTTTTAAATGATAATCAGCTCGAGAGTCTACCAGAAGGAATAGCCAAACTACCTCAGTTGGAGTTATTATTACTATCCAACAATAGCATTACCACATTTCCGAATGACCTTTCAGGGTTAAAAAATCTAAAAACCTTGATCATATCAGGGAATACAATCGACCAAAGTGAAAAAGAAAGACTTGTAAAGGAACTACCTAATTGTAAAATATTTTGGTAA
- the ribB gene encoding 3,4-dihydroxy-2-butanone-4-phosphate synthase, translated as MTETSKRTNHIQLDSIQDAIADIKQGKVIIVVDDENRENEGDFIAASEAVTPEMINFMAKYGRGLICAPLTEDRCDELDLTMMVQNNTVLHHTQFTVSVDLIGHGCTTGISVHDRAKTIKALVDKDTKPGDLGRPGHIFPLKAKNGGVLRRTGHTEAAVDLARLAGFQPAGILVEILNEDGTMARLPELTKVAKKFDLKIISIEDLVAYRMEHDSLIVKKEDFNIETRFGNFRLRAYEQTTNDQIHIALTKGTWSKNESILTRVNSTLVNDDILGTLTNNADEKLDDMFRVVNTEGKGAILFINQQAESMNLLKRLSVLKKNQVEGEIVKAPRIEMDSKDFGIGAQILHDINIHKLKLISNSQQTKRVGIIGYGLEIVEYVGY; from the coding sequence ATGACCGAAACATCAAAACGAACAAACCATATTCAGTTGGACTCTATACAAGATGCTATTGCAGATATAAAGCAAGGCAAGGTAATTATTGTAGTTGACGATGAAAACCGAGAAAATGAAGGTGATTTTATCGCGGCTTCAGAAGCGGTTACACCTGAGATGATCAACTTTATGGCGAAGTACGGGAGAGGCTTAATTTGTGCCCCATTAACCGAAGATCGTTGTGATGAATTAGATTTGACCATGATGGTACAGAACAATACAGTGCTACATCATACCCAATTTACAGTTTCGGTAGATTTGATAGGTCATGGTTGTACCACAGGTATTTCGGTGCATGATAGGGCCAAAACCATAAAAGCATTGGTTGATAAGGATACAAAACCTGGAGATTTAGGTCGACCTGGTCATATCTTTCCGCTCAAAGCTAAAAACGGTGGGGTTTTAAGACGTACAGGGCATACTGAGGCAGCTGTAGACTTGGCTCGTTTGGCTGGTTTTCAACCTGCAGGAATCTTAGTTGAAATTCTTAACGAAGATGGTACAATGGCCCGCTTACCAGAACTCACCAAGGTTGCTAAAAAATTCGATTTAAAGATCATTTCTATAGAAGATCTTGTGGCTTACCGTATGGAGCACGATAGCTTAATTGTTAAAAAGGAGGATTTCAATATTGAAACACGCTTCGGAAACTTTAGATTAAGAGCTTACGAGCAAACTACAAATGACCAAATTCATATTGCACTTACCAAAGGAACATGGTCTAAAAATGAATCGATATTAACCCGTGTCAACAGCACATTGGTTAACGATGACATCTTAGGTACGCTCACCAATAATGCTGACGAAAAGTTAGACGATATGTTTAGAGTCGTTAATACTGAAGGTAAAGGAGCCATCTTGTTTATCAATCAACAAGCAGAATCCATGAATCTTTTAAAACGACTATCCGTACTGAAAAAGAATCAAGTGGAAGGCGAGATTGTAAAAGCCCCGAGAATTGAAATGGACTCCAAAGATTTTGGAATTGGCGCACAAATACTACATGATATCAATATTCACAAACTAAAATTAATCTCTAATAGCCAACAGACCAAACGTGTTGGGATTATTGGCTACGGTCTAGAGATTGTAGAATATGTAGGTTATTAA
- a CDS encoding thioredoxin family protein translates to MKNLVCMFLMVFALSVSAQSDKQDWLTDYKAAITAAKTQDKPLLVFAVDGSDSEALRLLEQEFFQWEGLKSMADEVIFLKLDIDSDLYAKRMAIHLTKSKTTPALALASNDQSVIGTPLNKITPQNIKTFIEFLNETL, encoded by the coding sequence ATGAAAAATCTAGTATGTATGTTTTTGATGGTATTCGCTTTAAGCGTTTCCGCGCAGTCCGATAAGCAAGATTGGTTAACAGATTACAAAGCTGCAATAACGGCTGCTAAAACTCAAGACAAACCTTTATTAGTATTTGCTGTTGATGGTTCAGATTCGGAGGCGTTGCGCTTGTTGGAGCAAGAATTTTTTCAGTGGGAAGGCCTAAAGTCAATGGCAGACGAAGTCATTTTCTTAAAGCTCGATATCGATAGTGACCTGTACGCAAAACGTATGGCCATTCACTTAACCAAGAGTAAAACGACACCTGCTTTAGCATTGGCTTCAAATGATCAATCTGTGATAGGAACGCCATTAAATAAAATTACCCCACAAAATATTAAAACTTTTATCGAGTTTTTAAACGAAACATTATAA
- a CDS encoding CPBP family intramembrane glutamic endopeptidase, which translates to MMTETVQKKPGRVKILAVFILTIIMGYGLFILPDIFFGVTKINGGKIGINLLLIALFQFVSILILLFTSLKVLRKDFKYIGLECSNFKSDIYLGLLFGALWAILQFVLIIPNTGGANRADIAGMLDMYDGSLVGTISFIALGVIGGGISEELFNRGYFIKILKDVFKNPKTGIWISSILSIIIFSLGHMPNDSLAWFDILVPTIMYTLLFLKTKRLTASIVAHGIYNMSTILLVYYIYN; encoded by the coding sequence ATGATGACAGAAACCGTCCAAAAAAAACCAGGTAGAGTAAAAATTTTGGCTGTCTTTATCCTAACTATTATAATGGGATACGGTTTGTTTATATTACCAGATATATTTTTCGGAGTAACTAAAATAAACGGTGGGAAGATTGGAATTAACTTACTGCTTATAGCTTTGTTTCAATTTGTATCAATCTTGATTTTACTTTTCACTTCACTCAAAGTATTAAGAAAAGACTTTAAATATATTGGGCTTGAGTGTTCCAACTTTAAAAGTGATATCTATTTAGGACTTTTATTCGGAGCCCTGTGGGCTATACTTCAATTTGTTTTGATCATCCCTAACACAGGTGGTGCAAACCGAGCTGATATCGCAGGAATGTTAGATATGTACGACGGAAGTTTGGTTGGTACAATCTCCTTTATAGCTTTAGGTGTAATTGGTGGGGGAATATCGGAAGAATTATTTAACAGAGGTTATTTCATTAAAATTCTAAAAGATGTTTTTAAAAACCCTAAAACTGGTATTTGGATTTCCTCAATTTTATCAATTATCATTTTTTCTTTAGGTCATATGCCAAATGATAGTTTGGCCTGGTTTGATATTTTAGTTCCCACTATAATGTATACGTTACTATTCTTAAAAACAAAAAGATTGACCGCTTCAATAGTAGCACATGGCATTTATAATATGTCAACGATTTTATTAGTATATTATATTTACAATTAA
- a CDS encoding family 16 glycosylhydrolase gives MRFQYYSLSLIILIFKVSLAQQKALDVSDSQNHASGLEDGSFSLHNNPDRNNKITTNNTSSIDVTYADLVWSDEFDTDGAIDPNKWFHQTQLPAGGSWFNGEQQHYTDRIENSFVQNGFLNITAIAEPFTDQGVSKQYTSARLNSKFAFTYGRVDVKAKLPFGEGTWPAIWTLGKNVNEDGGYWDENYGTHNWPYCGEIDIMEHGIRKTNQVNSALHMPCKGCFGETIHFKAQVLNDVANEFHVYSVNWSPNQITFLIDGEAFYSYQPAVKNDKTWPYDKDQYLLLNIALGGIAGELSSDYTQSTMAIDYVRIYQNKNGNIVD, from the coding sequence ATGCGATTTCAATACTATTCTCTTTCACTAATCATCTTAATTTTTAAGGTATCTCTTGCTCAGCAAAAGGCCCTTGATGTTTCTGATAGCCAAAACCACGCTTCGGGACTTGAGGATGGAAGCTTTTCACTTCATAATAATCCAGACCGTAATAATAAGATCACAACAAATAATACGAGCAGCATAGACGTCACTTACGCAGATTTAGTATGGTCTGACGAGTTTGATACAGACGGTGCAATTGATCCAAATAAATGGTTTCATCAAACGCAGTTACCGGCTGGAGGCAGTTGGTTTAATGGGGAGCAACAGCACTATACAGACCGTATTGAAAATTCATTTGTACAGAACGGTTTTTTAAATATTACCGCTATTGCAGAACCGTTTACAGATCAAGGCGTCAGCAAGCAATACACCTCTGCGCGTCTTAATTCTAAATTTGCATTTACTTATGGCAGGGTAGATGTCAAAGCAAAGCTGCCCTTTGGTGAGGGGACTTGGCCAGCTATTTGGACCTTAGGCAAAAATGTAAATGAAGATGGTGGTTATTGGGACGAAAACTACGGCACCCACAATTGGCCGTACTGTGGTGAAATTGATATTATGGAACACGGTATTAGGAAAACAAATCAAGTAAATAGTGCATTGCACATGCCATGTAAAGGTTGTTTTGGGGAGACTATACATTTTAAGGCCCAAGTTTTAAATGATGTTGCTAATGAGTTTCATGTGTATAGTGTGAATTGGTCGCCTAACCAAATTACATTCCTAATTGATGGAGAGGCATTTTACAGCTATCAGCCAGCAGTAAAGAATGACAAGACATGGCCTTATGATAAGGATCAATATCTGTTACTCAACATAGCTCTAGGGGGTATCGCGGGTGAACTCAGTTCTGATTATACGCAAAGTACAATGGCCATTGATTATGTAAGAATTTATCAAAATAAGAATGGCAATATTGTAGACTGA
- a CDS encoding DegT/DnrJ/EryC1/StrS aminotransferase family protein, whose protein sequence is MPGFELFGDLERKEVHDVLDSGVLMRYGFDGMRNGHWKAKELEVELQCTFEVNHAQLVSSGTAAVSVALASAGVGAGDEVIMPTFTFVASFEAILMLGAIPVLVDIDDTLTLDPQAVEQAITPKTKAVMVVQMCGSMGHMDALRSLCDHHNLIFVEDACQAIGGTYNKKPLGSIADLGCFSFDFVKTITCGEGGAVITNNPKYYTHADYYSDHGHDHEGTDRGAETHPFLGYNFRISELHAAVGLAQIKRLPEFLTVQKKNYTLLRDAIARVPGVTFRKVPKGGVESYAFLNFFLPDLESARKVSAAFKQNGLDVCFHYYDNNWHYFRKWQHLSEQKSLYPLASEVKQGLQELQNKTFDQSDHYIGRNISCLIKLSWTEEQVQERARKMVSCIKSCL, encoded by the coding sequence ATGCCAGGATTTGAATTATTTGGAGATTTAGAGCGAAAGGAAGTTCATGACGTTTTAGACAGTGGTGTATTAATGCGCTACGGTTTTGACGGGATGCGTAACGGTCATTGGAAAGCGAAAGAACTAGAGGTAGAACTTCAATGTACCTTTGAGGTAAATCATGCGCAATTGGTATCAAGTGGTACTGCTGCGGTTTCAGTTGCTTTAGCCTCTGCAGGAGTGGGAGCAGGTGATGAAGTGATTATGCCCACCTTTACATTTGTTGCTAGTTTTGAGGCTATTTTAATGTTAGGTGCCATCCCAGTATTAGTAGATATAGATGATACCTTAACCTTAGATCCTCAGGCTGTAGAACAGGCCATAACACCAAAGACCAAAGCGGTTATGGTAGTGCAAATGTGTGGGAGTATGGGGCACATGGACGCCTTAAGGAGCTTATGTGATCATCATAATCTTATTTTTGTAGAAGATGCTTGCCAAGCTATTGGTGGCACTTACAATAAAAAGCCTTTGGGAAGTATTGCTGACTTAGGTTGCTTTTCATTCGACTTTGTTAAAACCATTACCTGTGGAGAAGGTGGCGCTGTAATTACCAATAATCCCAAATACTATACCCATGCCGATTATTATAGTGATCATGGTCATGATCATGAGGGGACCGATAGGGGAGCAGAGACGCATCCATTTTTAGGCTATAACTTTAGAATTTCAGAGCTGCATGCGGCTGTTGGCTTGGCACAAATCAAACGCTTACCAGAGTTTTTGACCGTTCAAAAAAAGAACTACACACTACTTCGTGATGCCATTGCCAGAGTGCCTGGTGTCACATTTAGAAAGGTGCCAAAAGGCGGTGTAGAAAGTTATGCCTTTCTTAATTTTTTCTTGCCAGATCTAGAGTCTGCTCGTAAAGTTTCCGCAGCATTTAAACAAAACGGTCTGGACGTTTGCTTTCATTATTATGATAACAATTGGCATTACTTTAGAAAATGGCAACATTTATCAGAGCAAAAATCGCTGTATCCTTTAGCTTCGGAAGTCAAACAAGGTTTACAAGAACTTCAAAATAAAACTTTTGACCAGTCTGATCACTACATAGGTCGAAACATCTCTTGTCTTATAAAATTATCTTGGACGGAAGAACAAGTTCAGGAGCGTGCTCGTAAAATGGTGTCATGCATTAAAAGCTGTTTATAG
- a CDS encoding NAD(P)H-dependent oxidoreductase yields MNIIERLRWRYATKKFDPNKTLSKEQLHVLKEAFNLTATSFGLQTIKLVVVEDKAIREKLVEQAFFQKQVLEASHLLVICIQDDVEGQDVEKHFENVASIRNTPETILKPFRADLKKMMADKTVQERRNWSVNQAYIVLGNLMTVCAIEGIDACPMEGFRPQQFDEILNLKEHKLQSVLLLPVGFRAKDDMFADFKKVRKDLQSTIIEI; encoded by the coding sequence ATGAACATTATTGAACGTCTTCGTTGGCGCTATGCCACCAAAAAATTCGATCCCAACAAAACACTCTCCAAAGAGCAATTACATGTGCTTAAGGAGGCATTTAATCTAACGGCAACCTCTTTTGGACTTCAAACCATAAAATTAGTGGTGGTAGAGGATAAGGCCATTCGTGAAAAATTGGTGGAACAAGCATTTTTTCAAAAACAAGTATTGGAGGCATCTCATCTATTAGTAATCTGTATTCAAGACGATGTAGAAGGACAAGACGTTGAAAAGCATTTTGAAAACGTAGCATCTATTAGAAACACTCCCGAAACCATATTAAAGCCTTTTAGAGCAGATCTTAAAAAAATGATGGCCGATAAAACGGTTCAAGAGCGTCGTAATTGGTCAGTAAATCAAGCCTATATTGTTTTAGGAAATCTAATGACTGTTTGTGCTATTGAAGGAATTGACGCTTGCCCTATGGAAGGATTTAGGCCACAACAATTTGACGAAATTCTAAACTTAAAGGAACACAAATTACAATCGGTATTGTTATTGCCAGTAGGCTTTAGGGCCAAGGATGATATGTTTGCCGATTTTAAAAAGGTTAGAAAAGACCTCCAAAGCACCATCATAGAAATATAA